A region of the Candidatus Methylarchaceae archaeon HK02M2 genome:
AAATAGAACAGTAGGGCTACGCTGATAACTCTTGCCCTTGGGAATAATACAATATATGCGCCTAATACACCTGAAACTGCTCCAGATGCACCTATGGCTGGAATGAAGATGTCAAATCCATTAAACATCAAGGTAATATAAGAATGAGCAAGACCCCCTATCACTCCAAAGATAAGATAGAGGAAAAGGTATTTTATATGTCCAAATCTGTCCTCGATATTATCTCCAAAGATGAAGAGGTAGAGCATATTACCAATTATGTGGAAGATATCAGCATGAAGAAACATCGATGAGAAGAGGGTATACAACCTTTGCCCAGTCATCACAAAAATGGGTATTTCTCCATAATCAAGTATTATGCTTTCATAAGAACCTGAAGAAATCTGCCATATGAAAACTAAAACATTGATCAAGATCAATGACCATGTAATATATGGCTTTGTACGTGTAGGGTTCTCGTCAAATAATGGGAACACGATTGCCAACCATTTCTTTTTTAAATATCTTTGAATATAAAAAGCTCAGTAAGTTAATATCGTTTTCTAATTTTAATTATAGGGACTTAGTATTTATTTAAATTCAGGCTGTCCTTTAAAAAAATCTCTGATTTATCAGCTGTGTATTTAATAGACCTTTAAGGGGTTCTCTTAATATATGTCCAATTTTTCGTTCACAATCTTAAACTTTTAAAAACTCATACAATACAAAATAATCAGTATGCGCTTTACTGAAGAAGAGGCCGAGAAAGCAGCAGAACTCAGATTGTGGGTTGAAGACAGGATAGCGAAGTTAGAAGATGAAATTGATAAATTAAGGGAAATATTGGTAATTATCGATAGCATACTACGCGTGACAAGCTTCAAAGTGGCTTCAGATCTTGCTCTTAAACCTAGAGATCAAGAAGAGCCAGTTGCTATAATCGCTGAAAAGTTAAAGCCTTCAGAACCAGAAATCAAAGAGATTCGACCGCTTAAAAGGTCTAAAGATAATTATTTGATGGGGAATGCATACATATCTGACTCTAAGATAGTGATAATCCCTTCAAATGATGTAAGATTAGAAATTTCGACTACACCTTTTGAATCCTTTTTCATTGATAGAATACTAGAAGGTATGAAGAGTAAGGATAGAGAAATTATATCTCAAGGTAAAATCGATAGTAAAGATATGATAAGATTTGGTATTGAAGATGAAAATGGCATAATCAAGAAGATAACAGTGGAAAATTATAGAGAAAAGCGCAGGTTAAATGAAATTATTAACACATCAATATGGACTTTCACGAGAATGTTAGAGAAGGTCAAGTAGTAAAAGTTTTAGATGTCTTACAGATAAGCAAATTTATATGCCTCTAAATTAAATCAAACTAGCACTAGAAAATGCCAAAAGCGAGAAAGGGTAGAAGGGTAAAGGATAAATGGCGTGGCAAGCAGTGGATAGAAGTGGAAACACCACGGATCTTTGGAAGCGTACCTATAGCCTATCTGCCCGTTACAGATCCTGAAAAGGCTTTAGGAGGGGTTGTTGAGACTACACTTTTCGACCTAGTCAAACAAGATCCTCAACAATACACAATAAAATTGTACTTCCAAATTGTGAAAGTAGAAGATGATCGCGCTTCTACAATACTTAAGGGTCAAGAATATTCTAGGGATTATCTAAGAAGCCTCATTAGGCGTGGTTCATCAATGGCGGAATTGATAAATGATTACGAGACCATCGACGAGTTTAAGGTTAGAGTCTACATTATGGCTCTTACAAGATCTAGGATTAACTCTTCTAAAAAGCATGATATAAGGGAGATCGCTCATAAGATATTTAACGAGAAAGTTGCGAATATGAGTTACGAACAACTCGCTCAAGAAGTCATCTATGGTAAGATTGCATCTGACTTATATAATGAAGCAAAAAAGATTACGCATATGAGACATTTAGGCATAAGAAAGATGAAGCTTCTATCTATCGGAAAACCTGAGGCAAAGGTTGAGCAAGTTACGCAGGTTAGCAGTAGCTGACACTACTTTACCAAGCCATACTGTTATATCATCACAATAATTATACTAAGAATCAGTAGTAATAAGGTGAGAATGATAAGTGAGTAGGTCGTATGCTTTCTGGCTATAGCTTTCTTATAATATCTCCTTGGTGTAACTCCCTTGATCCAGAGTATCGAAACCGAACCCAACTGAAGTCCAATAAGGTTGACAAATGTCAATAGCAATGCTCCAAAGAAGATGTCTATGTACATTAAAGCCAATCCAATTCCAGTAACTGCGGCTGGTGGAACTAACGCAACAGCTACAGCTACTCCAACAAGTATCTCTGGTATTGCGATGAATAAAGCCAGCCCTCCTGCCAAGCCCAGTATAACTGATATCCCAATATCGGTCAGCGAGACAGTACTACGAACTGTGATTTGAGAAGTCAAGGGTAATTCAATAAAATTTGATGTAATGAAAGTAATCGAAGCAGATAACAGTATAATAGATATCAAGAGCATGATTATTGAAAATTGGCTCTTGATCAGCTTCTCAATCCTTCCTAGAACAGCATTGACTGCAAAGGAATTTATTGGTCCAAGTAAGGGTGACAATAACATTGCACCTATCACTATTACAACATTATCTAAGAAAAGGCCAGCAAGAGCAACTAGAGTTGCAAAACAAGCCATGATTAAGATGTCTGAGCTTAGACGAATATATCTCTCAGTGCTTGTTACAAGCCTCTCTAAAGGGTTAGGCGGGGGACTTATCTTGGCTACCTTTTCTTTCAATCGATCAAGATATGTTGAAACTGTTGCCTCGACATTATAGACGCTTATCATATTCTGTTTTAATCGTAAGTCGACATTATTTGAAATCGTGTCGATTATTTTATCGATAAATTGATCAGGCAAAATAGCAGAATAGACAGTACATTGTTCATTCTCTATCTTTATGGTTCCGGAAGTGTACAAAACTTCACATTGTTCGAATATTTCTTTAACTTTCTTTGATTCAGCCTTAGATGTTATAACTTCCAGCCTTTTCAAAGATATCCCCTATGTTTTTATTTAATAAAAATACTATTTTTAATTATTTATTTTAAGCTTAACGCCTCTTAGTGGTTGATACAATTTTAATGACATCTCTATCTTTTAAGACGTAATCAGCACCAAGGCGTACTCTTCTTTTTGCATCCATAGCATAAAGAAAACCCTCTCCCAAATCCGTATGTATTTTATATGCTAGGTCCTTCACTTTAGAGCCTACTTTCATAACATATGCATCTGGCAATATGTGCCCAGTTTTATCTGAAAATCTATTTTCATCTTCAACAGGATAAACAACAATGCTCTTAATAAGGTTAAAGTATACATCATTGATAACTTGTTGAACCCCAGTAGAACCCCATACCTTCAAGACACGATCATTTACAAGGTCAAAAGCTTTCCTTTGTTCCGGTGTTAACTTATCAAAGTATAGTATATGAAATGAACTATTCCCTGGGATATATTCTATTAACTCTTTTTTAGCTGCCCTTCTTAACAATAGTTCTGCTTCAGCTGCGCAAGGAATAACTAAACGCCCTGTGGCTCTTGATCGCTCAATATTTTTAGCCGAAGTTACAAGGTCTGCTTTGTTCATAGCTATGACCGAAGGTTTTGAAATCTGCCTTATTGCACGACATAAATTGAATAAGTCTTCTTCAGACCAGTTTGTTGGCTTTTCAGAATTCAATTTAAGAGAGTTTATTGACTCAACTATCTGCGCTTCCATTATTGAAAGCCCGCTTAACCTCTCGGCTAGCATAGAACTTATTTTCTGAACTCCAGATTCTGCTGTACGAGACATACGTGACCAATCCCTTTTAACTATCTGTAGGAGCCAAAGGTCAAATTCCCTCTCAACAAAGTCCATATCGAATAATGGATCATGATCACTTAAAGCACAGGGCCTACCTTCCTCATCCGTGGACCCAGAAATATCTATGACGTGAATCAAAGCATCAGCTCTTCGAATATCGTCCAAGAATTTGTTTCCTAAACCCCTTCCTTTCCAAGCATCGGGAACCAATCCAGCAATATCTATCAATTTTATAGGAATAAGACGAATGCCATTTACACAGATCGAGTTACGTGGAGTGTCTTTAACGCCCAATTCTTTACATACGCAATCTACTCTAAGATATGCCATCCCTACATTTGGTTTTATAGTTGTGAATGGGTAGCTTGCTACTTGTGCATGAGATAAAGTTGCAGCATTAAAAAAGGTAGATTTCCCAGTATTCGGTTTACCTATTATACCAACAATCAAATGTGAATTTTATTATTATAAATAATTATTAAATTATTTCTCTTTAATTTTTAAAAGACGTTTATTCACAAATTAGGGAAGCTACTCTGATTAGATACATTTTTATTTTTTTAATATTCTCTATAACGCGATGTAATGTGGATAATGAGAAATCTGCTATTACAAAGATCCAAGCAGTATTGATCATCGCTTTACTCGTTATTTCTATATTGTCGGTTTCCATATTTTGGTGGTACATGCAACCTAAAGCGTTTAGCACTGTAAGTGGAATTGTGCATTTAGATGAACCAATTATTGGTGCAAAAATCAGCATTTATGATATGGATGATGTCAAGATTTTCGAGGAAAATGGAACCTACAAAACTGGTTCTTTCACGATTGAAGTTCCGTGGGGGATCGGACAGTGGGGCGGTTCGATACCTGACGAATTTAAGATAGTTGCTACCGAAGGAACGCTGAAGAACGAAACTTTTACAGGAACGGTTGTCAGAATAGTGCAAGATTATAATGAAGAGGAGACTTGGGCTTTTTACGAGTTGAACGCTATCACCACTTTGATAGCCGCCTATCTAGATGAAAATCCTGAGGAGGATTATGCTAAAGCTGAAAGGGATGTTAAAAGATATCTGGAGGTGCCTACTGGCTTTGATATGTCCGAAGTGATTGGGCACTCTCGTTATTACAATGGCATCTTTGACCATGTTGATTTTATGAGCCAAGCCAGAGACTGGGGGGGATTAAACGCGTTCGTGGAAGATTGTTTAGATGAAATTGAGAGAGGGGATACACACGCTTTTATAGATATAGAACCAGGCAAACCTGCTTTAATACCTGAAGGCATCGCTTTTTTCAAGTTTAT
Encoded here:
- a CDS encoding 30S ribosomal protein S3ae yields the protein MPKARKGRRVKDKWRGKQWIEVETPRIFGSVPIAYLPVTDPEKALGGVVETTLFDLVKQDPQQYTIKLYFQIVKVEDDRASTILKGQEYSRDYLRSLIRRGSSMAELINDYETIDEFKVRVYIMALTRSRINSSKKHDIREIAHKIFNEKVANMSYEQLAQEVIYGKIASDLYNEAKKITHMRHLGIRKMKLLSIGKPEAKVEQVTQVSSS
- a CDS encoding redox-regulated ATPase YchF gives rise to the protein MIVGIIGKPNTGKSTFFNAATLSHAQVASYPFTTIKPNVGMAYLRVDCVCKELGVKDTPRNSICVNGIRLIPIKLIDIAGLVPDAWKGRGLGNKFLDDIRRADALIHVIDISGSTDEEGRPCALSDHDPLFDMDFVEREFDLWLLQIVKRDWSRMSRTAESGVQKISSMLAERLSGLSIMEAQIVESINSLKLNSEKPTNWSEEDLFNLCRAIRQISKPSVIAMNKADLVTSAKNIERSRATGRLVIPCAAEAELLLRRAAKKELIEYIPGNSSFHILYFDKLTPEQRKAFDLVNDRVLKVWGSTGVQQVINDVYFNLIKSIVVYPVEDENRFSDKTGHILPDAYVMKVGSKVKDLAYKIHTDLGEGFLYAMDAKRRVRLGADYVLKDRDVIKIVSTTKRR
- a CDS encoding rhomboid family intramembrane serine protease translates to MFPLFDENPTRTKPYITWSLILINVLVFIWQISSGSYESIILDYGEIPIFVMTGQRLYTLFSSMFLHADIFHIIGNMLYLFIFGDNIEDRFGHIKYLFLYLIFGVIGGLAHSYITLMFNGFDIFIPAIGASGAVSGVLGAYIVLFPRARVISVALLFY
- a CDS encoding TIGR00341 family protein → MKRLEVITSKAESKKVKEIFEQCEVLYTSGTIKIENEQCTVYSAILPDQFIDKIIDTISNNVDLRLKQNMISVYNVEATVSTYLDRLKEKVAKISPPPNPLERLVTSTERYIRLSSDILIMACFATLVALAGLFLDNVVIVIGAMLLSPLLGPINSFAVNAVLGRIEKLIKSQFSIIMLLISIILLSASITFITSNFIELPLTSQITVRSTVSLTDIGISVILGLAGGLALFIAIPEILVGVAVAVALVPPAAVTGIGLALMYIDIFFGALLLTFVNLIGLQLGSVSILWIKGVTPRRYYKKAIARKHTTYSLIILTLLLLILSIIIVMI